Proteins encoded within one genomic window of Platichthys flesus chromosome 17, fPlaFle2.1, whole genome shotgun sequence:
- the LOC133972002 gene encoding G2/M phase-specific E3 ubiquitin-protein ligase-like isoform X2, translating into MSQNSFPPLSAAPAADETSQVASTSSAISMVSFPPLSIAPVQDETAPLAESTQAQSVLANRALQEWQAIRAQQDQEYNDNLLVDQEKEKKKLAYQACEERRQKAIEARHQRLSACEVPSDGVLIKFKYPDGHLNMRKFSLCEPIQTLFDFVGQDDGASEIFVVQEATSSRSIESSSAGSIIDHGIKPSSTLYVLWFSNHHVQEILSGQQNDGAHALNHTSPGQSSLSEPSTQPSLSVTSTHSLLFEPSLQPLPSENSIQPSLTLISQPQEILTDEEPSLPPSPVQEPIIDLDEQEETVSQNQSPVSTHHLRGPVDEIDLQTILKKLVSKVDDCFSPTSNQINVCRDNVLPCSLRAFKRKSFDPEARLDVVFVDEDDNGEGAVDEGGPTREYLRLLMRAVHQSNIFDGHEKDRQLRLDTQALQSKLYTWVGKMIAVCIIHGGVGPHFFSERLFRQICGIETTPATVDEVGDHTFREQLMKIQDATTVREANNAITEAADSLSIIGALRHVSSLEEKDSLVQSAADFFVNGRLATALDQFADGLKTLGLLKEMRENPAVFFNFFVNEEIPLQAKDLCKLFVPDFSAQGSNRRNRENMTICFWRDWLIDIEEGECSPVTLERVLEFSSGASVVPPLGFPHPPQIQFIHEENRIFPEANTCIVTLSLPLHSSYEWFKKHMMEGILQAPTFGLA; encoded by the exons ATGTCCCAGAATTCATTCCCACCActttctgcagctccagcagcagatgaGACCTCACAG GTGGCATCCACATCCTCTGCCATATCCATGGTTTCATTCCCACCACTCTCAATTGCTCCAGTACAAGATGAGACCGCCCCTTTGGCTGAGAGTACCCAAGCTCAAAGTGTGCTTGCAAATCGG GCTCTTCAAGAATGGCAAGCAATACGTGCCCAGCAAGACCAGGAATATAATGACAATTTGTTGGTGGATCAGGAGAAG gagaagaagaaactagCCTATCAGGCCTGTGAGGAAAGGCGTCAAAAG GCTATTGAAGCAAGACATCAGCGTCTATCTGCATGTGAGGTACCCTCTGATGGGGTGttgatcaaatttaaatatCCAGATGGACACCTCAACATGAGGAAATTCAGCTTGTGTGAGCCAATTCAG ACCTTGTTTGACTTTGTGGGACAAGATGATGGTGCCAGTGAAATCTTTGTGGTACAAGAAGCCACATCATCAAGATCAATTGAGAGCAGTTCCGCCGGGTCAATAATTGATCATGGCATAAAACCATCCTCAACTCTTTACGTACTTTGGTTTTCAAATCACCATGTACAG GAAATTCTCTCAGGTCAACAAAATGATGGAGCTCATGCCCTAAACCATACATCTCCTGGTCAGTCGTCGCTGTCTGAGCCCTCAACCCAGCCAAGTCTCTCTGTGACCTCCACCCACTCACTGCTGTTTGAGCCCTCTCTCCAGCCTCTGCCATCTGAGAACTCTATCCAGCCATCGCTCACTCTGATCTCACAACCACAAGAAATCCTGACTGATGAAGAACCATCACTCCCTCCTTCACCTGTCCAGGAACCaatcattgatcttgatgaacaaGAGGAGACGGTTTCACAAAATCAGTCTCCTGTATCAACACATCACCTTAGAGGACCTGTGGATGA GATTGATCTACAGACCATATTGAAAAAACTGGTCAGCAAAGTAGATGACTGCTTCTCTCCAACAAGCAACCAAATAAATGTGTGCAGGGACAATGTTTTACCATGTAGCCTGCGGGCGTTTAAACGGAAGTCCTTCGACCCTGAAGCAAGACTGGATGTTGTCTTTGTGGATGAAGATGACAATGGTGAAGGGGCAGTTGACGAAGGCGGCCCGACCAGAGAGTACCTAAGGCTGTTGATGAGGGCCGTCCACCAATCAAACATCTTCGATGGACATGAGAAAGACCGGCAGTTGCGTCTTGATACGCAAG CTTTACAGAGTAAACTGTACACCTGGGTGGGGAAAATGATAGCTGTGTGCATCATTCATGGAGGAGTTGGTCCGCATTTCTTCTCGGAAAGGCTTTTCCGGCAAATCTGTGGAATAGAAACGACCCCGGCCACGGTCGATGAAGTTGGCGACCATACTTTTAGGGAGCAGTTGATGAAA ataCAGGATGCAACAACAGTCAGAGAGGCAAACAATGCAATAACAGAGGCAGCAGATAGTCTCAGTATTATAGGTGCCTTGAGACATGTGTCCAGCCTGGAAGAGAAGGACTCCCTTGTCCAGTCAGCTGCTGACTTCTTTGTCAACGGCAGATTGGCGACTGCCCTGGACCA GTTTGCTGATGGGTTAAAAACCCTTGGATTACTCAaagagatgagggagaatcCGGCCGTGTTCTTCAACTTCTTTGTCAATGAGGAAATTCCCCTTCAGGCGAAGGACCTGTGCAAATTATTTGTTCCAGACTTCTCAGCGCAGGGCAGCAACCGGAGAAACCGAGAAAATATGACAATCTGCTTCTGGCGTGACTGGTTGATTGACATAGAAG AAGGAGAATGCAGTCCAGTCACCCTTGAGAGGGTTTTGGAATTTTCGTCTGGAGCCTCTGTAGTCCCTCCACTGGGATTTCCACACCCTCCTCAAATACAGTTCATTCATGAAGAGAACCGAATCTTCCCTGAAGCAAACACGTGTATTGTTACACTATCCCTGCCGCTGCACTCTTCTTATGAatggtttaaaaaacatatgATGGAGGGAATTTTGCAAGCGCCGACCTTTGGTCTTGCATAA
- the LOC133972002 gene encoding G2/M phase-specific E3 ubiquitin-protein ligase-like isoform X1, with product MFTFPFLGKPVQDSADSRTNSKIGLNWSLAELNSFVCHSYPHISLNLVGFELARTGKGRKIQILNVSSVRELKTAVGKSRLYIVPRATVLQETSPPSAMSQNSFPPLSAAPAADETSQVASTSSAISMVSFPPLSIAPVQDETAPLAESTQAQSVLANRALQEWQAIRAQQDQEYNDNLLVDQEKEKKKLAYQACEERRQKAIEARHQRLSACEVPSDGVLIKFKYPDGHLNMRKFSLCEPIQTLFDFVGQDDGASEIFVVQEATSSRSIESSSAGSIIDHGIKPSSTLYVLWFSNHHVQEILSGQQNDGAHALNHTSPGQSSLSEPSTQPSLSVTSTHSLLFEPSLQPLPSENSIQPSLTLISQPQEILTDEEPSLPPSPVQEPIIDLDEQEETVSQNQSPVSTHHLRGPVDEIDLQTILKKLVSKVDDCFSPTSNQINVCRDNVLPCSLRAFKRKSFDPEARLDVVFVDEDDNGEGAVDEGGPTREYLRLLMRAVHQSNIFDGHEKDRQLRLDTQALQSKLYTWVGKMIAVCIIHGGVGPHFFSERLFRQICGIETTPATVDEVGDHTFREQLMKIQDATTVREANNAITEAADSLSIIGALRHVSSLEEKDSLVQSAADFFVNGRLATALDQFADGLKTLGLLKEMRENPAVFFNFFVNEEIPLQAKDLCKLFVPDFSAQGSNRRNRENMTICFWRDWLIDIEEGECSPVTLERVLEFSSGASVVPPLGFPHPPQIQFIHEENRIFPEANTCIVTLSLPLHSSYEWFKKHMMEGILQAPTFGLA from the exons ATGtttacatttccatttttagGAAAACCTGTGCAAGATTCAGCAGACAGCCGCACAAACTCGAAGATTGGGTTGAACTGGAGTCTAGCGGAATTAAACAGCTTTGTTTGTCACAGCTACCCTCACATAAGCTTAAATTTGGTTGGGTTTGAATTGGCAAGAACAGGCAAAGGACGCAAAATCCAGATATTGAATGTTAGTTCTGTGAGGGAACTAAAAACAGCTGTTGGCAAAAGCAGACTTTACATCGTGCCACGAGCCACTGTCTTGCAG GAAACCTCACCACCCTCAGCCATGTCCCAGAATTCATTCCCACCActttctgcagctccagcagcagatgaGACCTCACAG GTGGCATCCACATCCTCTGCCATATCCATGGTTTCATTCCCACCACTCTCAATTGCTCCAGTACAAGATGAGACCGCCCCTTTGGCTGAGAGTACCCAAGCTCAAAGTGTGCTTGCAAATCGG GCTCTTCAAGAATGGCAAGCAATACGTGCCCAGCAAGACCAGGAATATAATGACAATTTGTTGGTGGATCAGGAGAAG gagaagaagaaactagCCTATCAGGCCTGTGAGGAAAGGCGTCAAAAG GCTATTGAAGCAAGACATCAGCGTCTATCTGCATGTGAGGTACCCTCTGATGGGGTGttgatcaaatttaaatatCCAGATGGACACCTCAACATGAGGAAATTCAGCTTGTGTGAGCCAATTCAG ACCTTGTTTGACTTTGTGGGACAAGATGATGGTGCCAGTGAAATCTTTGTGGTACAAGAAGCCACATCATCAAGATCAATTGAGAGCAGTTCCGCCGGGTCAATAATTGATCATGGCATAAAACCATCCTCAACTCTTTACGTACTTTGGTTTTCAAATCACCATGTACAG GAAATTCTCTCAGGTCAACAAAATGATGGAGCTCATGCCCTAAACCATACATCTCCTGGTCAGTCGTCGCTGTCTGAGCCCTCAACCCAGCCAAGTCTCTCTGTGACCTCCACCCACTCACTGCTGTTTGAGCCCTCTCTCCAGCCTCTGCCATCTGAGAACTCTATCCAGCCATCGCTCACTCTGATCTCACAACCACAAGAAATCCTGACTGATGAAGAACCATCACTCCCTCCTTCACCTGTCCAGGAACCaatcattgatcttgatgaacaaGAGGAGACGGTTTCACAAAATCAGTCTCCTGTATCAACACATCACCTTAGAGGACCTGTGGATGA GATTGATCTACAGACCATATTGAAAAAACTGGTCAGCAAAGTAGATGACTGCTTCTCTCCAACAAGCAACCAAATAAATGTGTGCAGGGACAATGTTTTACCATGTAGCCTGCGGGCGTTTAAACGGAAGTCCTTCGACCCTGAAGCAAGACTGGATGTTGTCTTTGTGGATGAAGATGACAATGGTGAAGGGGCAGTTGACGAAGGCGGCCCGACCAGAGAGTACCTAAGGCTGTTGATGAGGGCCGTCCACCAATCAAACATCTTCGATGGACATGAGAAAGACCGGCAGTTGCGTCTTGATACGCAAG CTTTACAGAGTAAACTGTACACCTGGGTGGGGAAAATGATAGCTGTGTGCATCATTCATGGAGGAGTTGGTCCGCATTTCTTCTCGGAAAGGCTTTTCCGGCAAATCTGTGGAATAGAAACGACCCCGGCCACGGTCGATGAAGTTGGCGACCATACTTTTAGGGAGCAGTTGATGAAA ataCAGGATGCAACAACAGTCAGAGAGGCAAACAATGCAATAACAGAGGCAGCAGATAGTCTCAGTATTATAGGTGCCTTGAGACATGTGTCCAGCCTGGAAGAGAAGGACTCCCTTGTCCAGTCAGCTGCTGACTTCTTTGTCAACGGCAGATTGGCGACTGCCCTGGACCA GTTTGCTGATGGGTTAAAAACCCTTGGATTACTCAaagagatgagggagaatcCGGCCGTGTTCTTCAACTTCTTTGTCAATGAGGAAATTCCCCTTCAGGCGAAGGACCTGTGCAAATTATTTGTTCCAGACTTCTCAGCGCAGGGCAGCAACCGGAGAAACCGAGAAAATATGACAATCTGCTTCTGGCGTGACTGGTTGATTGACATAGAAG AAGGAGAATGCAGTCCAGTCACCCTTGAGAGGGTTTTGGAATTTTCGTCTGGAGCCTCTGTAGTCCCTCCACTGGGATTTCCACACCCTCCTCAAATACAGTTCATTCATGAAGAGAACCGAATCTTCCCTGAAGCAAACACGTGTATTGTTACACTATCCCTGCCGCTGCACTCTTCTTATGAatggtttaaaaaacatatgATGGAGGGAATTTTGCAAGCGCCGACCTTTGGTCTTGCATAA
- the mgat1b gene encoding alpha-1,3-mannosyl-glycoprotein 2-beta-N-acetylglucosaminyltransferase b isoform X1: MVRKKGSLILCGAFLFVAWNALLLLYLWGRPPIDRPGEGGGAEPGGKEEWGVGRGKGGQINLAGEVIRLAEEVEIQLETQKKLLKQIESHRAVWARQKDVGKRQTDDTKEVKEEVVHQPSKPPLPVKASVDDRTHTDIQLTQKPVYTVTPNFKLEQHEATEIREDVAENSNLPTSVASPQVVIPILVIACDRVTVKRSLDRLIQYRPSPELYPIIVSQDCGHAETAHVIGSYGDQVTHISQPDLSDIRVRPEHRKFQGYYKIARHYRWALNQVFNTFSQSTVVVVEDDLEVAPDFFEYFQALYPILRADPTLWCVSAWNDNGRDALVDPSQAGLLHRTDFFPGLGWMLLKNMWDELEPKWPLAFWDDWMRQPEQRKDRSCIRPEISRTITFGRKGVSLGQFFDQYLRYIKLNTQFVPFTKQDLSYLLKEKYDEKFIKEIYSAPLVKIEELQQGGSLRDPGPYRVQYSSRDSFKVFARNLGVMDDLKSGVPRTGYRGVVSFLYRGRRVLLAPPEGWMKYDVSWS; encoded by the exons ATGGTTCGCAAGAAAGGTTCTCTAATACTATGCGGTGCTTTCCTGTTTGTTGCCTGGAATGCTTTGCTTCTACTTTATCTTTGGGGTCGCCCTCCCATCGACCGCCccggagaaggtggaggagccgaaccaggaggaaaggaggagtgGGGTGTGGGCAGAGGGAAAGGAGGCCAGATCAATCTAGCCGGAGAGGTGATCCGGCTGGCTGAGGAAGTCGAAATCCAACTTGAGACGCAGAAAAAGCTACTGAAGCAGATTGAAAGTCACAGGGCTGTGTGGGCTCGGCAGAAGGATGTTGGTAAGAGACAAACAGATGATACAAAAGAAGTTAAAGAAGAGGTTGTCCACCAGCCATCGAagcctccacttcctgtcaagGCCAGTGTAGATGACAGGACCCACACTGACATACAACTAACACAGAAGCCTGTTTATACAGTAACCCCAAACTTTAAGTTAGAACAGCACGAAGCCACTGAAATAAGGGAAGATGTTGCAGAGAATAGTAATTTGCCAACTTCTGTTGCCAGCCCACAGGTTGTCATTCCCATTTTAGTTATTGCTTGTGACAGGGTAACAGTTAAACGGAGCCTCGATAGACTGATACAGTACCGCCCTTCTCCAGAACTATATCCAATTATTGTCAGCCAGGACTGTGGCCACGCCGAGACTGCTCATGTGATTGGCTCATATGGAGATCAAGTGACGCACATAAGCCAGCCAGACCTGTCGGACATCAGAGTCCGGCCAGAACACAGGAAGTTCCAGGGCTACTACAAAATTGCCAGACATTATCGCTGGGCACTCAACCAAGTGTTCAACACCTTTTCCCAGTCTACTGTGGTTGTAGTGGAGGATGACCTGGAG GTGGCACCGGATTTCTTTGAGTATTTCCAAGCTCTGTACCCAATTTTACGTGCAGACCCCACCCTGTGGTGTGTTTCTGCCTGGAACGATAACGGTAGAGACGCCTTGGTGGATCCATCCCAGGCTGGTCTCCTCCATAGAACAGACTTTTTTCCCGGGCTTGGCTGGATGCTGCTGAAGAACATGTGGGACGAACTCGAACCCAAATGGCCCTTGGCCTTCTGGGATGACTGGATGCGTCAACCAGAGCAGCGCAAGGACCGCTCTTGCATCCGCCCAGAAATCTCACGGACTATCACCTTTGGCCGTAAAGGCGTGAGTTTAGGTCAATTCTTTGACCAGTACCTTCGCTATATTAAGCTAAATACTCAATTTGTGCCTTTTACCAAACAGGATTTGTCTTATTTGTTAAAAGAGaagtatgatgaaaagtttatcAAAGAGATTTACAGTGCACCACTGGTGAAAATTGAAGAACTGCAACAAGGGGGCAGCTTAAGAGACCCTGGACCATACAGAGTGCAGTACTCCAGCCGTGACAGTTTTAAAGTCTTTGCTCGAAATCTGGGGGTGATGGATGACTTGAAATCTGGAGTCCCCCGTACAGGTTACAGAGGCGTAGTCAGTTTCCTGTACCGAGGCCGAAGGGTGCTCCTGGCTCCACCAGAGGGATGGATGAAGTATGACGTCAGCTGGAGCTGA
- the LOC133972801 gene encoding uncharacterized protein LOC133972801, with protein MGIPVRSMRPAIDDGELEQHVRQLQGQYPNSGNEIIRALLRTRGVFVTRSRVREMLTRVNPTAAARRWSRTVARRVYHVPYPNSLWHIDGNMRLIRWGFVTHGAIDGYSRLITYLSCSTDNRSTTVLSQFLKATCLYALPSRVRSDHGGENILVALFMHLVQGLEHRGFITGRSVHNQRIERLWRDVFLHVLQHFYHMFYSLEDSEVLNPDNDVHRLSLHIVYLPEIQKRLEQFRQAWNLHPLRTENNRTPTQLWTEGMLRNIATDSTAVNNVFGENPYSDQNIEAILAQYGIQTLPTLDEEFPAVRVEPPQLILTRQQQTSVHNAIQHFSDLKIKYQACCTAIVSILQTDQV; from the exons ATGGGTATACCTGTAAGAAGTATGCGGCCTGCAATAGATGATGGTGAACTAGAACAACATGTGAGGCAACTTCAGGGCCAATATCCTAATTCTGGAAATGAG aTTATTCGAGCCCTGTTGCGCACACGGGGTGTCTTTGTTACACGGTCCAGAGTGCGTGAGATGTTGACACGGGTGAATCCTACTGCTGCTGCAAGGAGATGGAGCCGGACAGTTGCAAGACGTGTTTATCATGTACCTTACCCCAACAGTTTGTGGCACATTGATGGGAACATGCGTCTGATAAG ATGGGGCTTTGTCACTCATGGTGCAATTGATGGATACTCCCGTCTGATTACTTacctcagctgcagcacagacaatcGTTCCACAACAGTGCTTTCTCAGTTTTTGAAAGCAACCTGCCTCTACGCCCTACCATCAAGAGTTAGATCTGACCATGGTGGTGAAAACATCCTTGTGGCTTTATTCATGCATCTAGTTCAAGGACTTGAACACAGAGGTTTCATAACCGGACGATCAGTTCACAATCAGAGAATTGAACGCCTTTGGCGTGATGTATTTTTGCATGTGTTGCAGCACTTTTACCATATGTTCTACTCCTTAGAGGATTCAGAGGTTCTAAACCCAGATAATGATGTCCACAGACTATCACTGCATATTGTTTATCTTCCGGAGATCCAGAAAAGACTGGAGCAGTTTAGACAGGCCTGGAACCTCCATCCGTTGAGAACAGAAAATAATCGCACACCAACTCAACTCTGGACAGAGGGCATGCTCAGAAATATTGCCACAGACAGCACAGCTGTCAACAATGTGTTTGGGGAAAATCCCTACAGCGACCAAAACATTGAGGCCATCCTAGCGCAGTACGGAATTCAAACACTGCCTACACTTGACGAAGAGTTCCCAGCTGTAAGGGTAGAGCCACCTCAACTCATCCTCACTCGGCAACAACAGACATCTGTGCACAATGCAATCCAACACTTTTCTGATCTGAAGATTAAATATCAGGCTTGCTGTACTGCAATTGTCAGTATTTTGCAAACTGATCAGGTATAG
- the mgat1b gene encoding alpha-1,3-mannosyl-glycoprotein 2-beta-N-acetylglucosaminyltransferase b isoform X2, which produces MVRKKGSLILCGAFLFVAWNALLLLYLWGRPPIDRPGEGGGAEPGGKEEWGVGRGKGGQINLAGEVIRLAEEVEIQLETQKKLLKQIESHRAVWARQKDVELYPIIVSQDCGHAETAHVIGSYGDQVTHISQPDLSDIRVRPEHRKFQGYYKIARHYRWALNQVFNTFSQSTVVVVEDDLEVAPDFFEYFQALYPILRADPTLWCVSAWNDNGRDALVDPSQAGLLHRTDFFPGLGWMLLKNMWDELEPKWPLAFWDDWMRQPEQRKDRSCIRPEISRTITFGRKGVSLGQFFDQYLRYIKLNTQFVPFTKQDLSYLLKEKYDEKFIKEIYSAPLVKIEELQQGGSLRDPGPYRVQYSSRDSFKVFARNLGVMDDLKSGVPRTGYRGVVSFLYRGRRVLLAPPEGWMKYDVSWS; this is translated from the exons ATGGTTCGCAAGAAAGGTTCTCTAATACTATGCGGTGCTTTCCTGTTTGTTGCCTGGAATGCTTTGCTTCTACTTTATCTTTGGGGTCGCCCTCCCATCGACCGCCccggagaaggtggaggagccgaaccaggaggaaaggaggagtgGGGTGTGGGCAGAGGGAAAGGAGGCCAGATCAATCTAGCCGGAGAGGTGATCCGGCTGGCTGAGGAAGTCGAAATCCAACTTGAGACGCAGAAAAAGCTACTGAAGCAGATTGAAAGTCACAGGGCTGTGTGGGCTCGGCAGAAGGATGTTG AACTATATCCAATTATTGTCAGCCAGGACTGTGGCCACGCCGAGACTGCTCATGTGATTGGCTCATATGGAGATCAAGTGACGCACATAAGCCAGCCAGACCTGTCGGACATCAGAGTCCGGCCAGAACACAGGAAGTTCCAGGGCTACTACAAAATTGCCAGACATTATCGCTGGGCACTCAACCAAGTGTTCAACACCTTTTCCCAGTCTACTGTGGTTGTAGTGGAGGATGACCTGGAG GTGGCACCGGATTTCTTTGAGTATTTCCAAGCTCTGTACCCAATTTTACGTGCAGACCCCACCCTGTGGTGTGTTTCTGCCTGGAACGATAACGGTAGAGACGCCTTGGTGGATCCATCCCAGGCTGGTCTCCTCCATAGAACAGACTTTTTTCCCGGGCTTGGCTGGATGCTGCTGAAGAACATGTGGGACGAACTCGAACCCAAATGGCCCTTGGCCTTCTGGGATGACTGGATGCGTCAACCAGAGCAGCGCAAGGACCGCTCTTGCATCCGCCCAGAAATCTCACGGACTATCACCTTTGGCCGTAAAGGCGTGAGTTTAGGTCAATTCTTTGACCAGTACCTTCGCTATATTAAGCTAAATACTCAATTTGTGCCTTTTACCAAACAGGATTTGTCTTATTTGTTAAAAGAGaagtatgatgaaaagtttatcAAAGAGATTTACAGTGCACCACTGGTGAAAATTGAAGAACTGCAACAAGGGGGCAGCTTAAGAGACCCTGGACCATACAGAGTGCAGTACTCCAGCCGTGACAGTTTTAAAGTCTTTGCTCGAAATCTGGGGGTGATGGATGACTTGAAATCTGGAGTCCCCCGTACAGGTTACAGAGGCGTAGTCAGTTTCCTGTACCGAGGCCGAAGGGTGCTCCTGGCTCCACCAGAGGGATGGATGAAGTATGACGTCAGCTGGAGCTGA